In Saccharothrix violaceirubra, the following are encoded in one genomic region:
- a CDS encoding PucR family transcriptional regulator yields MVDDHPAPLSPTTLRELQRASGELATSSVAEMERRLPWFRRMPADQRASVLLLIQNGVAGFVSWLHDPDQAIRLTADAFRSAPKDIARWVSLRQTVELVRIALELFERQLPGLAADDAERAVLTEGVLRYGREIAFSAATSYAAAAEARGAWDARLEALVVDGIVRGDAEESLLSRATALGWDPAEEATVLVGNPPSDDPPAVVFEVRSRAARLGRPVLLSVQGSRLVVVLGGETADGTAPARIAEAFGPGAVVAGPTVATLAEAHRSASDALSGLRAVVGWPAAPRPVRSLDLLPERALAGDPEAEWQLVDRVARPLEDAGGALLDTVDGFLEVGGVLEACARRLFVHPNTVRYRLRRATELTGLNPNDARDALVLRVALSVGRLARARGLW; encoded by the coding sequence ATGGTCGACGACCACCCCGCCCCGCTCTCCCCGACGACGTTGCGCGAACTCCAACGCGCCTCCGGCGAACTGGCCACGTCCAGCGTCGCCGAGATGGAGCGCCGCCTGCCCTGGTTCCGCCGCATGCCGGCCGACCAGCGGGCGAGCGTGCTGCTGCTGATCCAGAACGGGGTGGCCGGGTTCGTGTCGTGGCTGCACGACCCGGACCAGGCGATCCGGTTGACCGCCGACGCGTTCCGGTCGGCGCCCAAGGACATCGCCCGCTGGGTGAGCCTGCGCCAGACGGTGGAGCTGGTGCGGATCGCGTTGGAGCTGTTCGAGCGGCAACTGCCGGGGCTGGCGGCCGACGACGCCGAACGCGCCGTGCTCACCGAGGGCGTGCTGCGGTACGGCCGCGAGATCGCGTTCTCGGCGGCGACGTCGTACGCGGCGGCGGCCGAGGCGCGTGGTGCGTGGGACGCCCGGCTGGAGGCGTTGGTCGTGGACGGGATCGTGCGTGGCGACGCCGAGGAGTCGCTGCTGTCCCGGGCGACGGCGTTGGGCTGGGACCCGGCGGAGGAGGCGACCGTGCTGGTCGGCAACCCGCCGTCGGACGACCCGCCGGCCGTGGTGTTCGAGGTGCGCAGCCGGGCGGCCCGGCTGGGTCGGCCGGTGCTGTTGAGCGTGCAGGGGTCACGGCTGGTCGTGGTGCTGGGCGGCGAGACCGCGGACGGGACGGCGCCGGCGCGGATCGCGGAGGCGTTCGGGCCGGGCGCGGTGGTGGCCGGGCCGACCGTGGCCACGCTCGCCGAGGCGCACCGCAGCGCGAGCGACGCGCTGTCCGGGCTGCGCGCGGTCGTGGGCTGGCCGGCGGCGCCGCGTCCGGTGCGGTCGCTCGACCTGCTGCCGGAACGGGCGCTCGCGGGCGACCCGGAAGCCGAGTGGCAGCTGGTGGACCGGGTGGCGCGGCCGTTGGAGGACGCGGGCGGCGCGCTGCTCGACACGGTCGACGGCTTCCTGGAGGTCGGCGGTGTGCTGGAGGCGTGCGCACGGCGACTGTTCGTGCACCCGAACACCGTGCGTTACCGACTTCGTCGCGCCACGGAGCTGACCGGGTTGAACCCCAACGACGCGCGTGACGCGCTGGTGCTGCGCGTGGCACTGTCCGTGGGCAGGCTGGCGCGGGCCCGCGGCCTGTGGTGA
- a CDS encoding ACP S-malonyltransferase encodes MFSERVIALLAPGQGSQTPGMLAPWLELEGAEKRVAQWSESTGLDLRRLGTEADADEIKDTSVTQPLVVALAVLAAEELRRRVDLPADTVVAGHSVGELAAAAVAGVLTADDAVALAAVRGAEMAAACSLAPTGMAAVLGGEEDVVLARLDELGLVGANRNGAGQIVAAGPLDAIDLLVETPPERAKIRRLQVAGAFHTGYMSTAEDAVRTRAADVAVSDPVFPLLSNADGAVVDSGDEVLRRLISQVTRPVRWDSCQSTLAGRGVTAVVELPPAGALTGLAKRELKGTPTLALKTPDQLDQVVALLTAEVSAE; translated from the coding sequence GTGTTCAGTGAGCGGGTGATCGCGCTGCTCGCCCCAGGACAGGGGTCCCAGACACCCGGCATGCTCGCGCCCTGGCTCGAACTCGAAGGTGCGGAGAAGCGCGTCGCCCAGTGGTCCGAGAGCACCGGCCTCGACCTGCGTCGACTGGGCACCGAGGCCGACGCTGACGAGATCAAGGACACCTCCGTCACGCAGCCGCTCGTCGTCGCGCTGGCCGTGCTGGCCGCCGAGGAACTGCGTCGCCGCGTAGACCTGCCCGCCGACACGGTCGTGGCCGGGCACTCCGTCGGCGAGCTGGCCGCCGCGGCGGTCGCGGGTGTGCTCACGGCGGACGACGCGGTCGCGCTGGCCGCCGTGCGCGGCGCCGAGATGGCCGCCGCGTGCTCGCTCGCACCGACCGGGATGGCCGCCGTGCTCGGCGGCGAGGAGGACGTCGTCCTCGCCCGGCTCGACGAGCTGGGCCTGGTCGGGGCCAACCGCAACGGCGCGGGTCAGATCGTGGCCGCCGGGCCGCTGGACGCGATCGACCTGCTCGTCGAGACGCCGCCGGAGCGGGCGAAGATCCGCAGGCTCCAGGTCGCGGGCGCGTTCCACACCGGGTACATGAGCACGGCGGAGGACGCGGTGCGCACGCGTGCCGCCGACGTTGCCGTGTCCGACCCGGTCTTCCCGCTGCTGTCCAACGCGGACGGCGCCGTCGTCGACTCCGGCGACGAGGTGCTGCGGCGGCTGATCTCCCAGGTGACCCGCCCGGTGCGGTGGGACTCCTGCCAGTCAACCCTCGCCGGTCGCGGCGTGACCGCCGTGGTGGAACTGCCGCCGGCGGGCGCGTTGACCGGCCTGGCCAAGCGCGAGCTGAAGGGCACACCCACGTTGGCACTGAAGACCCCCGACCAGCTCGACCAGGTCGTCGCACTGCTCACCGCCGAGGTGAGCGCCGAGTGA
- a CDS encoding beta-ketoacyl-ACP synthase III produces MSAFSLPAGRVGTGIVGLGSHQPDNIVSNHDLAKVMDTSDEWIRDRVGIVNRRIAAKDERLVDMAVVAGAKAVADAGLAPSDIGAVIVATCTMPSQIPNAAAQVADRIGVKAAPAFDLNAACAGFCYALGTASDLVRAGTAEHVLVIGAEKLSDWVDQTDRSTAIIFADGAGAAVVGPVAEPGIGPVAWGSAGDLVDMIHVADRNSWIFQEGQSVFRWATTQIAPIAVKAVESAGLTLADIDVFVPHQANLRIIESIAKRLKSLGARDDLKVARDIVESGNTSSASIPLALDHMRAAGEISSGDVALLVGFGAGLSFAGQVVRCP; encoded by the coding sequence GTGAGCGCCTTCTCCCTCCCCGCCGGCCGCGTCGGCACGGGCATCGTCGGCCTGGGCAGCCACCAGCCGGACAACATCGTCAGCAACCACGACCTGGCCAAGGTCATGGACACCTCCGACGAGTGGATCCGCGACCGCGTCGGCATCGTCAACCGCCGGATCGCGGCCAAGGACGAGCGGCTCGTCGACATGGCGGTCGTGGCCGGCGCCAAGGCCGTCGCGGACGCGGGGCTCGCGCCGTCGGACATCGGCGCCGTGATCGTCGCGACCTGCACCATGCCATCGCAGATCCCCAACGCCGCCGCGCAGGTCGCGGACCGGATCGGGGTCAAGGCCGCGCCCGCGTTCGACCTGAACGCCGCGTGCGCGGGCTTCTGCTACGCCCTGGGCACCGCGTCCGACCTGGTCCGTGCGGGCACCGCCGAGCACGTGCTGGTGATCGGCGCGGAGAAGCTGTCGGACTGGGTCGACCAGACCGACCGGTCGACCGCGATCATCTTCGCCGACGGCGCGGGCGCGGCCGTGGTCGGTCCGGTCGCCGAACCGGGCATCGGGCCCGTGGCGTGGGGCAGCGCGGGCGACCTGGTCGACATGATCCACGTGGCCGACCGGAACTCGTGGATCTTCCAGGAGGGCCAGTCGGTCTTCCGGTGGGCCACGACCCAGATCGCGCCGATCGCGGTCAAGGCCGTCGAGTCCGCCGGGCTGACCCTGGCCGACATCGACGTCTTCGTACCGCACCAGGCGAACCTGCGGATCATCGAGTCGATCGCGAAGCGGCTGAAGTCCCTCGGCGCGCGCGACGACCTGAAGGTGGCACGCGACATCGTCGAGTCGGGCAACACGTCCTCGGCCTCGATCCCGCTCGCGCTGGACCACATGCGCGCGGCGGGCGAGATCTCCAGC